From Acinonyx jubatus isolate Ajub_Pintada_27869175 chromosome F2, VMU_Ajub_asm_v1.0, whole genome shotgun sequence, the proteins below share one genomic window:
- the RPL7 gene encoding 60S ribosomal protein L7 isoform X2, producing the protein MEGAEEKKKNVPAVPETLKKKRRNFAELKIKRLRKKFAQKMLRKARRKLIYEKAKHYHKEYRQMYRTEIRMARMARKAGNFYVPAEPKLAFVIRIRGINGVSPKVRKVLQLLRLRQIFNGTFVKLNKASVNMLRIVEPYIAWGYPNLKSVNELIYKRGYGKINKKRIALTDNTLIARSLGKYGIICMEDLIHEIYTVGKRFKEANNFLWPFKLSSPRGGMKKKTTHFVEGGDAGNREDQINRLIRRMN; encoded by the exons ATGGAGGGTGCAGA agagaagaaaaagaacgtTCCTGCTGTGCCAGAAACTCTCAAGAAAAAGCGAAGGAATTTCGCAGAGTTGAAGATCAAGCGTCTGAGAAAGAAATTTGCCCAAAAAATG CTTCGAAAGGCAAGGAGGAAGCTTATTTATGAAAAAGCTAAGCATTACCACAAGGAATACAGGCAGATGTACAGAACTGAGATTCGAATGGCTAGAATGGCAAGAAAAGCTGGCAACTTCTATGTACCTGCAGAACCCAAATTGGCATTTGTCATCAGGATCCGAGG TATCAATGGTGTGAGCCCAAAGGTTCGAAAGGTGTTGCAGCTTCTTCGCCTTCGCCAGATCTTCAACGGCACCTTTGTTAAGCTCAACAAGGCTTCAGTTAACATGCTAAGGATTGTGGAACCATATATTGCATGGGG GTACCCAAACCTGAAGTCAGTGAATGAATTGATCTACAAGCGTGGTTATGGCAAAATCAACAAGAAGCGAATTGCCCTGACAGATAACACGTTGATCGCTCGATCTCTTG GTAAATACGGCATCATCTGCATGGAGGATCTGATTCATGAGATCTACACTGTTGGAAAACGtttcaaagaagcaaacaacTTTTTATGGCCCTTCAAGTTATCTTCTCCACGAGGGGGAATGAAGAAGAAGACCACCCATTTTGTAGAAGGTGGAGATGCTGGCAACAGGGAAGACCAGATCAATAGGCTTATTAGAAGAATGAACTAA
- the RPL7 gene encoding 60S ribosomal protein L7 isoform X1 has protein sequence MWNFRPEPREKKKNVPAVPETLKKKRRNFAELKIKRLRKKFAQKMLRKARRKLIYEKAKHYHKEYRQMYRTEIRMARMARKAGNFYVPAEPKLAFVIRIRGINGVSPKVRKVLQLLRLRQIFNGTFVKLNKASVNMLRIVEPYIAWGYPNLKSVNELIYKRGYGKINKKRIALTDNTLIARSLGKYGIICMEDLIHEIYTVGKRFKEANNFLWPFKLSSPRGGMKKKTTHFVEGGDAGNREDQINRLIRRMN, from the exons ATGTGGAACTTCAGACCTGAACCAAG agagaagaaaaagaacgtTCCTGCTGTGCCAGAAACTCTCAAGAAAAAGCGAAGGAATTTCGCAGAGTTGAAGATCAAGCGTCTGAGAAAGAAATTTGCCCAAAAAATG CTTCGAAAGGCAAGGAGGAAGCTTATTTATGAAAAAGCTAAGCATTACCACAAGGAATACAGGCAGATGTACAGAACTGAGATTCGAATGGCTAGAATGGCAAGAAAAGCTGGCAACTTCTATGTACCTGCAGAACCCAAATTGGCATTTGTCATCAGGATCCGAGG TATCAATGGTGTGAGCCCAAAGGTTCGAAAGGTGTTGCAGCTTCTTCGCCTTCGCCAGATCTTCAACGGCACCTTTGTTAAGCTCAACAAGGCTTCAGTTAACATGCTAAGGATTGTGGAACCATATATTGCATGGGG GTACCCAAACCTGAAGTCAGTGAATGAATTGATCTACAAGCGTGGTTATGGCAAAATCAACAAGAAGCGAATTGCCCTGACAGATAACACGTTGATCGCTCGATCTCTTG GTAAATACGGCATCATCTGCATGGAGGATCTGATTCATGAGATCTACACTGTTGGAAAACGtttcaaagaagcaaacaacTTTTTATGGCCCTTCAAGTTATCTTCTCCACGAGGGGGAATGAAGAAGAAGACCACCCATTTTGTAGAAGGTGGAGATGCTGGCAACAGGGAAGACCAGATCAATAGGCTTATTAGAAGAATGAACTAA